In Chryseobacterium turcicum, a single window of DNA contains:
- a CDS encoding acyl-CoA dehydrogenase, producing MDFNLSEEQLMIQQAARDFAQTELFPEVIERDRDQKFPTEQVKKMGEMGLLGMMVDPKYGGAGMDSVSYVLAMEEIAKVDASAAVVMSVNNSLVCAGLEKFASEEQKVKYLTPLASGQVIGAFALSEPEAGSDATSQKTTAEDKGDYYLLNGIKNWITNGSTASYYIVIAQTDPEKKHKGINAFIVEKGWEGFEIGTKEDKLGIRGSDTHSLIFNNVKVPKENRIGEDGFGFNFAMAVLNGGRIGIASQALGIASGAYELALKYAKTRKAFKTEIINHQAIAFKLADMATQITAARMLCFKAACEKDAGKDISESGAMAKLYASQVAMDTTIEAVQIHGGYGYVKEYHVERMMRDAKITQIYEGTSEIQKIVISRSIAK from the coding sequence ATGGACTTTAATTTATCAGAAGAACAGCTGATGATTCAGCAGGCAGCAAGAGATTTTGCACAAACAGAACTTTTCCCTGAGGTCATCGAAAGAGACAGGGATCAGAAGTTTCCGACAGAGCAGGTGAAGAAAATGGGCGAGATGGGGCTTTTGGGAATGATGGTTGACCCAAAATACGGAGGTGCCGGTATGGATAGTGTTTCTTATGTTTTGGCAATGGAAGAAATTGCTAAAGTAGATGCTTCTGCTGCTGTGGTAATGTCTGTAAATAACTCTTTGGTTTGCGCAGGTCTTGAAAAATTTGCTTCTGAAGAGCAAAAAGTAAAATATCTTACGCCTCTTGCAAGCGGACAGGTAATCGGAGCTTTTGCTTTGTCTGAGCCTGAAGCTGGTTCTGATGCTACTTCTCAGAAAACAACTGCAGAAGACAAAGGTGATTACTATCTTTTAAACGGAATCAAAAACTGGATTACAAATGGTAGTACTGCATCTTACTATATTGTAATTGCACAAACTGATCCTGAGAAAAAACATAAAGGAATCAACGCTTTTATCGTTGAAAAAGGTTGGGAAGGTTTCGAAATCGGAACGAAAGAAGATAAATTAGGAATCAGAGGAAGTGATACGCATTCTTTGATTTTCAACAACGTAAAAGTACCTAAAGAAAACAGAATCGGTGAAGATGGTTTCGGATTTAATTTTGCGATGGCTGTTTTGAATGGAGGAAGAATCGGGATTGCTTCTCAGGCTTTAGGGATTGCTTCTGGAGCTTACGAATTGGCATTGAAATATGCTAAAACAAGAAAAGCCTTCAAAACTGAAATTATCAACCACCAGGCAATTGCTTTCAAATTGGCAGATATGGCAACTCAGATTACAGCTGCTAGAATGCTTTGCTTTAAAGCGGCTTGTGAAAAAGATGCTGGAAAAGATATTTCTGAAAGTGGAGCAATGGCAAAATTATATGCTTCTCAGGTAGCGATGGATACTACGATTGAAGCAGTACAAATTCACGGTGGATACGGATATGTAAAAGAATATCACGTAGAAAGAATGATGCGTGATGCAAAAATCACTCAGATTTATGAAGGAACTTCTGAAATCCAAAAAATTGTGATTTCTAGAAGTATTGCAAAATAA